Part of the Augochlora pura isolate Apur16 chromosome 10, APUR_v2.2.1, whole genome shotgun sequence genome, tgcgTATATACAATGATTAATAGTTTAACGTATTTTATGAccaataaatcattattactttacatacatatacatatacatatattgtacacatgtatatgtatttatgtttattaaatattaaatactgtagCATGTTTCATTATCGtgcaaagaataaattttatattatatttattctaaatgcATGTCCAAGTCCtcaacatattttaattaccttGGACTAGGGCTCTTACTGAAATAGgaacgaaaattcattttttggATTATATGATCTAATAAGAAACTTAGGAAATTAAATTCCTAAAAATTTCTACATACACCGTGTACGCTTATTTTCGCATTCCTTATCCTTAATCCTTTATTGAAACATACAAATTCGCTCAtagcagaattttataaatatcataactTTTTGACTCTGAGTCTAGTACAATATATATCGTATTTTTTGCAAAGTAAAATTATGTGATAAATTGAGGGgttaatttgaaatgaaatacaaaattcatacACTTTAGATCATTTTGAACCCAGTTTACCGATCCACACTGTAAGAGCTCTAATCAGGCCAAATTGCGAACTTGGAGAAGTTTGTGATCGTGGCTTAATCGATACTACTAATAACGCACGAAATTCTCAATAGCCTTGAAATTCTTCTGAACCCTGAGCAATCTAGAATAACTCTAAACCTAATCATTTCGTACAGACAGCACGTCCGCCGTGAATGTTAAGTCCAACACGGAGGGGTTTGCATGCTTATCTCTAAGAAACCTTCGTCGGTGTAATACTATTTACATGACTTCGAATGAGGGTGAAACTCTGAAGGGAGGGCAAatgatttacaataaatattaggcgAGTGTTAGCGAGAAATAAAGTCTATTCTAGACCACGTGTGTGCACTAGATGGAAAGTATGTAAAAGTACGAAACGCAAGAGAAAGTTATGGTACATCTTATTTTACTCTGCATGTATACGAGTACGTGTGTTTTTGTGTATGATAGCCGTTACGAAGCAACCGTAActtatccttttttttttattgattctgTGTACATACTATTTATGTACTTGTACATACTTGTCCTGTCCATAAACCTTGTGAAACACAATGGCATAATAAAAAACTTGTCAATAAATTAAACCGCTTATTTATGGgtaaaacaaaaacaaaaaagtatttatacatttcttaCTTTCTCAAGTAAGAATTTCGGCTCGAGCCGCTCGGTCTCCTTTGGAATTCGACTTCGTTTGTACAAAAGAAGCTCTTCTGACaagtaaagaaattatagcTGCGCTACGCAGCAATATTGTTTGTTTCACCCTTGAGTAGACTCTTGAAAACAACTTTACTATCATGACAACTTAAACAgcatattttatgtttacttTGCTGAAACATAGCaagaataatgttaaataatacgattaaacaaaatttgagtATTTCTTTAGCATTTCGATAGGAACCATCATCTTGTATTCATTTTGAAGAAATCATGGTTTCAACTTTGAGAATTTCTTTTGCTTCAACCATGATAGTAACACGAATATTTCTTGCGTAGAACGATTCTGTAGACAAcggtgtatttttaatattattataaacatttaaacgtGTTTAAACAGTAATTAAAGGGACCGGGCGCGTTTAATGATCCTTTGCGCTGATCTCATTATCTTTGaacatgtttatatatttataatattccgAAAAGATGTACGTTGTATTTCAAAGtgatattttgaattttcaattaggGTAGTTTAGTCCACTAAAGGATGAAGAGGGTTTCTAATGTGTTCTATGCGATCTTCTCGTTCCGTGTTTCGCTTAATCCTCACGAAGACAATCTCTTGTTTCGTCAACGATGTAATACTAACTGAAAATGGCTATCTAGTCGTTGAAGGGGTAGCAGCATCGGGGAAAATAGAACCAAGTTAGACAGGACTGACGCAAATCTGGTTGAGAAGCGGCCTGCTACAAACACCACGCGTTCTGTTTCTTCGATGAGTGTGGAACGAGTCGATGAAATATTctcaaatacatttttttcttgtttcggGGGTTACCGCGAATATATGGGCGTACTCCGCGCGTTCCGACAGCGCAGCTAACACGAATTCTGTgaaaagaaagacagaaaaaacaatttgattaattgcttcgatcgattcgcgaaTGTAATagctgtgtgtgtgtgtggagTAATATTGCGACAGCTTACCGAAATTCACCGTTGTATCcggaaaatcgattttcgcgtgttgaaaaattttatccgACTCCTCTGTCGGTACATTCAACGACATTTTCAAGGCTTTCCTCAACTCCATTTGACTGATGTACGATAATGATTTCGTGCCGCACACCTGTTAATTATACGAGAAGTAGTACTAGCTTATCAACAACTATACGAATTACGTTCTTTACTTACTTCGAACGCTGTTTCAACCTTGTCTAGTTCAGAGTTCGCATTCGACGTGGCTAACACCGTGAATATGTACTCCTCGAAGTCTATTTTACCTGTTCCATTCTGAAACAATGGCAAATTTACGGTTTcagaagaaataattgcatGTCTGTGTCAAGAAACAGAATTTCGAGGAAAGACTTTTCGAGCTCCATTATTCAGTAGTGGCATAAATGGAGAAATTAGTGTACAAATGATTGCAACTAGTTTCAAAGTGCAGAAgcttgcaaaaaaaaaatttttatttcagaaaacaGCTCAATGATGAGTTGAtgtattagaataaaaatctaaataagaTCACCGCTACAAATCTTCGTTTACCAATGATCAATTCGTAATTAGTAGGTCGAACAATGCATACTTTGTCGTGTATTCGGAAGAGCTGTTGAAGAGTAGGCTCTTTCTCGTCAATTCTTAAAAGTTGGGCGAATTCGTGGAGATCCACTTCTTCGCTGAGTCTCTGCGTTTTCTTCTGCACTATCTCTTCCTCTGTTTTGGCTGTCACCAACCTAAGTGAACAACAAATTACCAGATATCATCGATGATATTATCGTTTTCAATCGATAActaatttctttaatgttGCTAATTTTAGAAACATACCCAAGTTTATTGCGAAGCTTGTGAGCCTCGACCAAGATAGATGCATGTGGCATATGCAGTTGATGCGCTTTGCTAATTATTCTACAGTCATCGTACGTGTAGTCTGATACAGGAATTTGCAAAGCCCTGAAACATATATCGAATTGACATATTTCGTATTTAAGAAGTGATTTTCAGAAGTGATACATACTTTTGCTTTTCaaagaatgaaattcaaatcaaAATTTGAATAGTGATAATAGAGTacttagtatttattattattgttattatcattactataactattattattattactttttattattgttattaattgtttgTCTCTTCTATTACCATTTactttatagttattattgtttttacttttatatttcctttctttctttctgtctatCGTTTGTAacttttctcaaattttttgTAACAAAGGAGTTTCCCCGTGTAcgtatatcaatattattattactattatactatttcaaatttgGATCCATCgagtatttaataatcgacTTATTAAGAAGATACACTTACTCGGCCATTAGACGTCGCACATTGTTTGCGTAAAGTTTAGGATCCGTTTTCTCGGCCTCGCTTGGCTTGTAAACGGGGAGAAACTCGATTTCGCAGCTGCTGTTTAGCTGGGTCAGCGTCAGCCAGAGTAATTTCAGTCTAAGAACAAAATTTCTGATTATTCATCTTGGAAATCGTTCAATTTCACAGATACCGTTCTACAGTTCTATGCTGACAAAAAATCCCGTAGcctagttttaaaaaatttgttctggAAGGTGTGTGATGCTTACGCTCCAGGACCCTCCCACGTCCACGTGACCGTGTCCAGTTTATTAGGGTACCTGATGCACACTGGTTGTACCGGGACGCCGGGATAAAATGCACCCGACTTAAACGTAATTAGGCAGGATCGATTTGTACAGGTTCCTTCCGGGAAAATCATAACCTGTAACCGGGAATTCTTGATTTAATCATCTTTATTTGGGAAATTAACGAGACACTCGAGTATCGCGCGTCATTGAATTCGGTAGCAGTGATGcgttattaacactagaaacgCCGGGCCCTAAACGTGACTAATTGATATTGTTTCGTAGCGATGACACAATTAAATATGCTcaagttattgtaattatactgCGGATacgtatgcaaaataaaatccgctgtaaacatttatttccgtCTTGAATCATTTACAAGAGTTacaaatgatataattaaaatataaaatggcgAATGCTCataatccgcagtctaattataatattttaatcaattctaATACTCTTTAagctttataaataaaattataaatctaatTGTTAGCTTCAACGACGACGCTACGTTATTTCGCTGTTAAAGGTACCTGCGGCCAGTCCTCTTTCGAAGTAGCTCTCTCGATGATCTCCTTGATCGTATTTTGCCGTGAATTCGGATCTTCCCTCCATACGTAGACCGGCTGCGTATAGTTGATAAGTTCTGAGAGTGGCGACACAAATAGATAAATCAGTATTAAGCCAAACAATCTGTATCAACGTTATACGCGCGTTGTCTACCGATAAGTGTATTTATCGCGATGgaacattaattattgcatGCTGAGCgttgcattttttattgaCCACCGTGTCACACGTCAACAAAATGTTTTAacgatttctatttctctgcGATACGTTAGTATCGATCAATCGATCAGCTGACAACAGAATCAAGGTGACtgttttctttgtttaaaaaaattgtcgtgTTCTCAGAGAAGTGGAGCCGTTTACTGTGTGGTGACCAATTGCTATGCCTTTAGTTTGTTTTCTGGcataattatcttaatatttatcgaataagtcatactaatttatttattaaaaaagaaacaaagtaaAGGAACGAGAAGATTTAATATaccttattcgataaatattgagTTAATTATGCCGAAGTCgaatgttgaaaaataaatgaaataaatacaaaaatttcgatacgtcttattcgataaatataaagttaattatgcccgTAAACAAACCGAAGGGACAGTAATTGGTCACCCAACGGTAATCGGCTCCTCGTTGTGTTTTCGTATATCATGGTGAATGGAATATCAATTTGTTCGTTCACTAAATCGCATTAATCCCACACAATTACGTTGAAATATTCGTTTATCATCGTACTCCataaaaaacaatgtttcgAGATCGTCAGTATTAGAGCATCATAGAATAATGGGACAGCCTATGTACCTGATCTAGTTCGAAGCGATTGCAATGTTTATCGCACGGGATTCATTTGGTTTCGTAACGTTTCACTGTGCGAAGTATGAATGGAATAATCTAGGAACTTCGGTTAAtcggaggagggaggaggggggggggggggggggcggggtgGGTCGCGGAATCTTTGTATAGTTTAGCACATACTTCCGATAAACGGATTCAGCCCCGATTCTCGTCTTACGATGATGGAGGGGAAGCCGGTTATGTAGACGATCCCGCCATCCATGAAGGTTGAATGGGGTGCGACCACGAGGATCGGCGCCTCGGATCTGCTGGCCTGTCTTCCGCGTACAACAATTCTCATCCCTCCTGCCTGGTATGTCAGCCGACCCATGAAGCACAGCCAGGGTACTATTTTGCTGTAGGTTTCAATCGGGTTTGGTTAACAGTTCTTGATCTCCCCTTTTTTTCTTGCTCCCTTTCTTCCCCGAAGGTTCGTATCACTCTTCAACGTTGGCGACAAAGTTCAAAAACCACTCGGaatatcttttcaattttatcgcgATAGTTTCCCAACGTAGCGCAGTGTGATATTAtgacttttaattttcgacgactatttttctgtatttttttttttcgtcatgtacaattataatcattaattgTCAATAGTTATAATCATTTCTTACATGATTTAGTAATTTGattgaaatatacattattattattattattattaaatcaatatatagtatataaatggaAGTCGCCGCCTGGGTCATTTTGAAATCAAGggtagtttaaataattttctacaagcattcaattttgtaattaaatttttcttaggTTGTCGAAATATCACACTTTGCTTCGATGCTCAGAAAACACATTCAATACCAGCATTTGAACAAACACAAGCCTTCGTAGTTCAAAGATTTTATCAACCCCTTAACGCCGTAAGTGCCGAAAACCAACCTCAAAATATCCCACGAAATCAAGGTAATATAATTCGTGAAACTGAATatagaaagtttaaatttatcatCAATCCAAAGAGGTTGTCGACCTAATCTCATATATGAAAGTAAAATCTCTTTTACTTTTCATAGAGGAAAGTTACAACCAAAGTACAGATTCAAAAGTATTGGTAAACTCTGTAAATAGTTGTTAAACATCGTCAATTTAAAGGAGATAAAATTCATCATAACGGATGATATTTTGACCTCTTGcaatcgaagctattttaattgaaaatacagAACATGTTTTCTAACCTACAGCACTGCCactttatatgatttattgaattagggatggcaataaaataaatttttaaatttattctcaCTTGATTGTCAAAGGAAAATTGACATCATTTGTGGTAATACTTCTACATGTGTAGAACATTAATTGTAGCCTGCATTCAATAATGGTTTGAATCTattctttgttaattttaacagATCAACAGTTCGCGTGTGAAAAATTTATAGTAATCAAGGAAAAATATCTGTAATTTCTATAGAATATCTCTACTAACGAACTACGAAGGAATGTTATTTTTGTGGAATTTGTACCCTCTAGAATAGAAATGGTTATATTTTCGTGAGGATAAGTCTGAAATACATCGCAACAGGTTTTTAAACGTCTGTCATGCTGGTATGCGAACGTATTAAAAGggttacaaatatttctgtttcttttactctgttttttttttcatttccttcattttctttattactgTCTCTAGGAAATGAACAATGTAGACGAAAACGTTTCCGAAAATCGATCATGGTATAATagcttcaataattttaacaggAGAACGTTGGGAAACTACGCTTACTTTTTTCACACaaagttaaacaaattcgTGCCGGGTACACTTTTTTCTTCCTCGACAATATTTTCACGTAATTAAGATAAGATAAGATTCGAAAACTTAATTACTGGAAATCGAAAACCAACGTCACTGAATGCAATCGAGTTCGAGAAGCTTATCGTTGCAGGATTACGGTAGAAAATAGCTGAATCGGTCTTTCGTTCTTCCAACAGCGTAGAACAATTGTTTTTACGTCGGGTATCGTTATCGGCGCGTCGATATCGTTTGCGAAACGAAAAGTGCACGAATTCTTTTTACGAGGAAGAAAAAAGTTGGGCGccgaattaacaattttccgagCGTGTTTCTCAATAGCGTATGCAGGTATCACGCGTAGCCAGCGCAGTGGAAAACTTCATATCACCGGTTTATTTGCACAAGAGTGAAACTTCTAAACGGCTTCGAAACCACGTGACACGTTACTGAGAAAGTTTATGGCGGTCGCGAGTTCTTCGCCGATGGTACACGCATGCcggcgaaaatatttgtcgacacgtatgtataattatcgccgtttaaaagaaaaacgtgcGAACGAAAGGAGTCTTAACGAACATCGATACGGGGACCGATCATTTTTCATCGTGTAAGATGAATTTTCCtctgtattattaaatcgcTACACGCCTTTGCAACAACGTTGTGTACAAATTATATGTACCACGTGTGCCAATTAGCTCCCGTACGTTTCATCCTGAACGCTTCTTGTGTCGTTTATGTGTACAACAAAGTATGCAAAACATGGGagtctttaaaaataattgatcctCTGGTCCGAGTTGATTAAGACTCTTTCGCGACACCTAGAATCTTTTCGATAGAAACCTTTCACTTCGGATCCGTTTGTACCGTGTCagcgaagggagagagaaatatagagagaggaaaaaaatatggaagacagatttatagaaatatgatgtgaacaatgaaaaatatgaagcGTTCGACAGCGTCGTAAagcatgaataataaatatatgcaaCGCTCCAAGTTTCTCCCACAATATTAAAGGCGTCAGTTAATTAGCACAAGTGTTCCCATTATTCCACGATCTTGTTAGTAACAATATGGATGATCCCATTCACCGTATACATAAAGTCCTCTGTTAGTGCGATCCTTTCGCCTTGGATGATCAGCTTCAAGATATCGAACCGCGCCGCGGTCGTACTCGGCAAATTGCTATATGCGCAACTGTAAATTACCGTCGCAAAAAGACAATCTCCCCTGTTCGACCATTCAGAATTTTCCGATTGGaaatcgacgatatttttatccgGACCAAGTATATCCTATCGTGTGTCTGCGTCACATAGTTgacaaataattgatttcgttTGACGAAGCCTAAGTTGAGTTCCATCCTGTTATTCGACGCGAACGAGGTCGAATAATACATTAGAAATTGTGTAATTTCTTGTGGtcgtaaaagaatttaattttcagcaCTTCGAGACGAAATTCTGTGTTCTAGTGTTTGATAAAGTCCGAAAGtatagaaagaagaaatatctgctttttatattattttcgagctTTATGATATAGTTATATGATAGGGATAATGGCAGACGAGATTTTTAAAGGATTAAACAGCAATTatgaaatgttataatattggaGATTTGTTTTTAGCCAAGAAAGTATATGTTTTTCTTCGAATACACATGGTAATTAAATACACTGAAATGTGAAATGAACGTCCTTCCAATGTTAATGTTTGCAAAACTGTATGTAGCCACAAAAACTAGCCAAAAGTTGATGtaaaatatcttgttaaaaatatacaattctcCTTTTTGAGATAAATGTATGGAAAACAATATTC contains:
- the Lpcat gene encoding lysophosphatidylcholine acyltransferase, with protein sequence MDETNGKMRNKPEDVDTASLGSDILNPFVHRLELDTTYDKLKTAFLTVALLPFRLAAITALVIMAWLLACLGLLGLSEEDLRRAPLKGWRRDMRVVICWMMRALFICGGFHHLKVKGRKAETKDAPVLAVAPHSSFFDAFPVVYLGGPSIVAKAETGRIPFFGKLINYTQPVYVWREDPNSRQNTIKEIIERATSKEDWPQVMIFPEGTCTNRSCLITFKSGAFYPGVPVQPVCIRYPNKLDTVTWTWEGPGALKLLWLTLTQLNSSCEIEFLPVYKPSEAEKTDPKLYANNVRRLMAEALQIPVSDYTYDDCRIISKAHQLHMPHASILVEAHKLRNKLGLVTAKTEEEIVQKKTQRLSEEVDLHEFAQLLRIDEKEPTLQQLFRIHDKNGTGKIDFEEYIFTVLATSNANSELDKVETAFEVCGTKSLSYISQMELRKALKMSLNVPTEESDKIFQHAKIDFPDTTVNFEFVLAALSERAEYAHIFAVTPETRKKCI